The genomic region ACTCATTTACCGCACAAATTCTGCGAAAAAACAATTTTTTTGCGACCTTGTTCATTAAACCACTTATCATGCTTGATGCAAAAAACAATTTAATGCCGGTAAAAACCATTCCTCCTCACTGCGCACCGGTCTATGAAGCGCATGACTCGGAAATTGCACTTATTTTTGGCACCGAGCGCCCGGATAATCTTTTTTTCAATATTGGCACTCCTCTTGATATGAACACCCCAGTTTGCCTGGATCTCAACAAACTAACCGAACGAAGTAATGCTGTTTTTGGAAAAACAGGAACGGGTAAAACATTTATCACCCGCATTTTGCTCGCAGGAATTTTAGCGAAAAAAGCTGGCGTAAACCTTATTTTTGACATGCATTCTGAATATGGACTACAAGCTCGCCAAGAGGGCAATAACAAAAAATTTGTGAAAGGTCTTAAAACCCTTTTCCCATCACAAGTTGCTATTTTTTCTCTAGACCCAGCCTCCACAAGACGACGTGGATGCGCTCCAGACCAAGAAGTTGTTATCGGTTTTGATGAAATCACGGTCGATGACATCATGCTTCTCTCTGAAGAGCTCTCCCTTCATACTACCGCTCTAGAAGCAGCATACCTTTTGCATACTCGATTCAAAAAAAACTGGCTCTCTATGCTTTTAAAAAACGAATCTTCGATCAAAGAACTTTCTAACGACCTAGGAGCCCATCCTGAATCGATGGCTGCTCTTTTAAGAAAACTTAAACGACTTGAATACCTGCCCTTTCTAACTCAAGAAACTACCGAAAAATCGGTTATTAAAAGCCTTCTTTCATATCTGGATCGCGGCATCAGTGTTATTTTAGAATTCGGACACCAAACATCTATGCTCAGTTATCTGTTGGTAACCGGGGTAATTACCAGGCATATTCACCATCATTATGTAAAAAAAACAGAACAATACTTAGCAGACCCTGCAAACCAACCAGAACCCCATAAATTAATGATAACCATCGAAGAAGCACACAAATTTTTAAATCCTCAGGCAGCAAAACAAACTATTTTTGGCACAATCGCCCGAGAATTGCGAAAATACTACGTATCGCTCTTAATCGTTGATCAGCGACCATCTAGCATTGATTCTGAAGTCTTATCCCAGGTGGGAACAAAACTTATTGCACAACTTAATGATGAACGAGATATCCAAGCTGTTCTTACCGGAGCACCCGACAGCGTAAGCTTAAAATCCGTGCTGGCAACCCTTGACTCAAAACAACAAATATTAGCTCTCGGACACGCTCTTACCATGCCGATAGTCTTAAAAACGCGAAAATTTGATGAAACTTTTTACAAAGATGTCTCTGAGATAAGCCTTCCGGGGGGAACCATTCTCTCAACCAAGGAAAAAATCGATACAATTTTTTAACCAATAATCCAAATCGAATAACCATTTTTATCAAAAAAAGAGCTTTTTTTTAGCTCTCTTCTAAAAAAAACCATTCCTCCGCAGAATCTGTATCCTCAAAGAATAAGGTTTGCTCACACATTAAAAGATATGTACAAGATTTTTGGAATCAATAAATGGTAAAAACGCACAAAATCGCTTATTTTTTACTCGTTTTACAATTTTTACAACTCACAGGGGGTCTCTTCTGTGGGGGTGAAGTTATTGTTGATGCCCCAGAAATCATGGAAACAGATCTCCCAAGCGCAAACAAATTCAAACAAATTCAACGACAATGGATCAGGGTAGATGTCTCCTCAAAAAAGAAAGTCGTTTCATTTGATTCAGCGCCAACTGATATTGAAAAAGTTATTTCCGGCGGTAAAAGCTCTCTTCCAAAACACCGCAATAACGTACTCAATTTTTTCATAGAAACAAGCTCTAAAAACAAATCATTAGTACATTTTTCCAAGGAACGAGACTGGGAAGATCTTCAGCTTTTTAATGCAAAAACAACGTTACTAGATTCGTGCTGCAGAACAGCGACAACCTCTGGTGAAGTTCTCATGGCAGGACTTATCACGCATCGCCCATCGATTCAAACAAGTCTAGATAGACGCGATTTTATTTCTGCTCTCAGCGCAAAACAAGACACCAGAGATATTCTCCGAAAACAAGTTAACCGCTTCTCATTAGTTGAAGAAACCTTTTTTAGCCTCACAATGCAACCCGAAGATCCTGTCATTCGGGCTTCAATCGACGATCTAAAACCAAAACTAGAAATTCCTGGCCTCTTAAAATTTTTATTATTTTTAGGACAACCCGTTGCGGCCTTAGAGCTCTGCGGCCTTGAATATCTTTTTAAAAAAACAGGCTCAATGGATAAAATTATTAATAATCCAGAATTCATACGATGGCATGCAATTATCACCCAAAAAACAGCTCACTATTTTTGGAACCCACTAATAAATCAATTATTAGTTGGCTGTTATTTTATTATAAATCCATTACGAATGAATAACGGAATTGCATTCGCCCTACTCAGGAATAACTTCAGAAACGCTATTGTATCTTTTGACAAAGATAAAGACACGCAAACCCTTGTAAGCACAATGTTTAAAAACATTCCGTTACAATTAAACTCTCCCGAAAACCAAATCCCACCATACACTGGGCCCGCAAACGATCCAGTGGCACAATTTATTCATTCAATTCCATATCGCGCTAAACAAGGAATGATCATAACAAAACCAATTTTTACCATAGCGTGGTACATTGCAAAAAAAATGTGGCTTGGAAATTTTACCAACACAAATGTTTTTCCCCTCTCTCCGTTAAAAGGTTTCAAGTCTCTTCTTTGCCTTGTAAACGATTTATTCTTTTGGAACACAAATGAGCTCAGACAAGCTATCTGTGACAGTAAGCCTACTCCGCCATCAACAAGCGCAAGCGCAGCAGAAAAACGCTCCTGGGAAAATCCCGGAGTATTTGATGGGCCTTATTTATCATGGTCTTTAAACGAACACACTCACACAAGCCCATTTATATACGCTGCTCACTCATTACTCAGACTTACACACAAATCTTTTTTTCATGAAGATCCAACATCAAAAGCCGACTTTGTAACCGATCAATCTACAAAAGAAAAACTAAAACAAATTGCGATTAACCATATCGAAAAAGTCAAAAAGGAAAATCCTGGGAATACAACAGCTCAAAACCTATTGGACAGACTCAGCCTCATTACAAAACCAACTGATACCTATATTGACTATCTTTCTTGGTGGAAAAACGTTGGAACACAAACAATTAAAAGCCTATGGAATACCTTTATTGCGCCAAATCAACTCTCAACAATCGATGAATATGCTCAATTAATTCCACGCAAAGATGATTTAAAGGAAATTTCAAGCTCACTTCTTGGGATTCTTTCTCATTATAAAAACTCTCCGCCAGAAAGAACCAGTCCCAGCCGTGGTCATGCAATCACCCAAATGACTGCATGGTTTGTCATCAGTATTTTATTTGGGCGTTGGCTCGATAGACACTTAAATCCTAAAGAACGTGTTGATGCAATCGACAAAATTATTTTTAGCGCAACAAAACCTGCGATGGTTTTATTATCTGCAACTTCAGAAATTTTTGATGCACTTACAACAAACGCACATCATTTTATTTTTCCACCAAGCTTAGCTTCTAAGCTCGCTCTCTTCAAAACAACCTCATCTCAACATGCAGATCTTATCTCCTACTCAAAAGATAAAACATTTACTCAAAAAACAGGTCATACCATTTTTGATCATATTGGAAAAGTTCGCACAGCATACGACTTAATCCAAACACCGGATGCAAAAAAACTACTGGCTCTGTGTATTCATATTATCGCAGAAGTTGATTGCTATCTCAGTGTTGAAAAATTATCAGAAGAATTTAGCTCAACAGAAAACAAAGTTTCACCAGTTGAATTCATTAATGCTCAATCACCATTTATCAACATAAAAAATGGATGGTTTCCTCTGTTTGGAACCAAGTCAATCGGAACCGATTTACTTATGGGAAATGGGCACTCAGAAAACATTCTTCTCACCGGTCTTAATGGTGGCGGAAAATCTATTCTACTCAAAAACATTGTCTTCAATTTAATGTTTGCTCATGCGTTTGGCTGGGCATTTGCAACTTCATGCACGATCACTCCTTTTTCTCAACTTATTCTTCACTTAAATTCTCTTGATAATGCAGCAGAAGGAAAATCTCGTTGGGTTGCAGAAGCTGAAGCAATCGTAGACATGATCAAAGCAGCTCTAACTCAACGATCTGCACAATATTTTATCTTTGCCTCGGGCGATGAGCTCGGAGACGGAACCGCTGCACAAGCATCTATTAATGTTATGACAAAATTATTAAAAGCTTTTTCTAGTCAAAAACACGTTCTTTCTATCATTTCATCTCACCTCCAACCATTAACAGAACTCGAAAAAACAATCACTCGACTAAAAAATTGTCGAATCAATCAACAGCGAAAACTTGAAGACGGAATCAATAAGACAAATATCGCATTAGCAATTTTTGAAAAATTTAGTAACACCCGTACAGATGAAAATGGTTTTGCAGCCCTTTTGGCAAAAGAAATTGCCGCGCAAGAAGAGCAAGATCAAAACTCTTTTTCTCTTATAAGCACATGAAGGTGAAGTAATGAAAAATACCTATAAAAAACAATCGAAAAAGATATTTCTCTGCGTCCTTCTTGTAGTTCACACCCTTTCTCCAACGGCGCTTCTTTTTTCAAAACCAAGAGCTGTACACGTTTTTAAAAAAACAAACATGCATTTACCATCAAGAAAAGCATTTCAAGAAATTGCAAGTTGCTGGGAAGGACTACAACCAGCTGCATATATAAAAAATAAAAGTAAAAAAATTGGTAATCTTGATACGCCTGAACAAGCGATTTCGTTCATCTCTGCCCAACAAGGCTCGCTAAAAAAACACAGTGAAGTAAAACCAATTGCAGAAGCTCTTGAATATCTTTCTGATCTTGCAAGCCCTGCAAGTGCATTTGACCTTTTAAACTCTACCCCTCGAGCGGTTACAGACTTACAAGTTTTTGGAGAAAAAGGCTTTTATAAAAATATTAATCGAACATCATTAGCGCTTGGCCAAGCATTACAAATTACACAAATTTACCAAGGCGCACGCTCAGAACTAGAAGCAACAGAACGCAGAGACCTTATTTCATCTTTTTTAAAAAATCCTGACTTAACAAAAGCAGTTTGCCTGAGAATAAAAGCTCTTCAAAAGATTGAAGCACAATTTTTACGTCAATCAAAAGCCTCTTTTAATCACAATCTTGAAAATAAAATAGAAAAACTTGCGCCATCTAAATGGTTTGGGAAATATCGCGAAAACGCAAGCTTCATGCGATGGCATGCCTTTTTTACTCAAAAAACAGCCAATTGGTTTTTTGGATACGAACACCAGAAAGCAATGTATCTTTTTAGCGCATTCCTTACGATTGTATCGCTCGTTTTAAGCAAACAAAGTCAAACATTTGTATATGATTTTTATTCAGCATTAAAAAATTTTATCAAAAGAACAAACACATCTCCACAAACCGGAACCGGAGTTGCAAGCTCTTCTGTGTCAACAGGAACCACAACACCCCAAGATCAGCCGCAAGTCCCTCCACATACCTTCACACAACAAATTCGCTCATTCCCTCGAGTAATGGTTCAACAATATTTCGAAAGAAACCCAAGCGGAATGTTATGGATCTCTGAAAAATTCTACAACCGAACACTTGAGTCTCCAAGCAAGCGAGCCGCCAGTTTAGAAAGACTCAAAGATGGGTGCTCAGATACCTCTGGTCTTCGCATGCTTGCAGATTTTATGTTTGGTCCACTTACAGGACTATTTAGCGGTCTTGGCGCTGCTACATCAAGTGCTGCAAAAACGCTTATAGATCCATTAAAAGGACCAATTTCATCTGCTCAATGGAAAGATGCTCCGTTAAGCAGCTTAACCTCACTTCCATACAAAAGTGCTGTTGCGGATTTTAAAAAAAGATTTTGTGAAAATTTTGGAGAATCAAGCTTCATGTCTTGGCGTATGAATGGTCTTGATAGTCTGCCAAAAATGACCCAGGAGTACATCTTAAAAGAAATTAATGAAAACAAAGATCTTGCAGAGCTTTTTATTATTGATAAAACAGATCAAACAAATTCAGAGCAAACAATCGCCCACCAACTATTCAAATGGGTAGATCCTTTTGGTTTTTACAGATATTCCGATGCGCTTCAAGACAGCGCAACTCCTGCTGATGGCATCACCAATGCTGCAAAAAAACTTACAGGCGCTCCCGATGAAGAAAAAAATCCATTTAAAATGCTAAATACTGTGCTAAATAATTTACCAGGCATAAACAACCTTTTAACCGGAGACCTGGGACAAATAAGCGTTCCTGCTCTTTTTTCTAATCCATTCACCATGATTAGATCAATCATGATATCTCCAGGTGCCAACTTATTTAAACTGCTTTTTGGATATGGAGGCAGAACTCACTGGAATTGGGGTTTTCTTGGCCTACGAACGCGAGAACTTTTGTATGCTCTTTCAAATCCATTTGTACAAGCAGCATTCAAAGAAAAAACTTCTAGGACTCATGAACACGGTGGAAATACCTATAAAATAACGTTTGCGCCAAATTTATTTAATTTAGCGTCCTTACTCAGACCCGCTTTTTATTGGGCAAGATGGCTATACTATAAATCATATATAACAGAGACTCCTGCTAGCAGGCTGTCAAATACATATAACGCGGAAAGAATTATTCAAGCGAGAATAGCTGAAGATGCGAACAAGAGCGATTCTCTTTTTGATGGATGCGATTTAAATGCCTTTAAATTGTTCACCGTCGAATCAGTTAACGCCGATGGCTCTATTTCAACTGAAGATATTAGCAAACAACAAGCATCAGAAATCCTTCTTGAAGCAATAAATACCGGAAAACTTCAACAATTATTCCAAACTCGTAATACGCAAGGCCTTACGGGAGATGAATTAGCGCAAGCTCTCAAACATAATCAGTCAATTCTAAACAAA from Candidatus Dependentiae bacterium harbors:
- a CDS encoding DUF87 domain-containing protein: MDRKKLGHIIGGSLIDGLLMRMTSGADIENAKAGRFVCIDGGTYRFFSLISNIALDSIGDNFTKTTLATENSFTAQILRKNNFFATLFIKPLIMLDAKNNLMPVKTIPPHCAPVYEAHDSEIALIFGTERPDNLFFNIGTPLDMNTPVCLDLNKLTERSNAVFGKTGTGKTFITRILLAGILAKKAGVNLIFDMHSEYGLQARQEGNNKKFVKGLKTLFPSQVAIFSLDPASTRRRGCAPDQEVVIGFDEITVDDIMLLSEELSLHTTALEAAYLLHTRFKKNWLSMLLKNESSIKELSNDLGAHPESMAALLRKLKRLEYLPFLTQETTEKSVIKSLLSYLDRGISVILEFGHQTSMLSYLLVTGVITRHIHHHYVKKTEQYLADPANQPEPHKLMITIEEAHKFLNPQAAKQTIFGTIARELRKYYVSLLIVDQRPSSIDSEVLSQVGTKLIAQLNDERDIQAVLTGAPDSVSLKSVLATLDSKQQILALGHALTMPIVLKTRKFDETFYKDVSEISLPGGTILSTKEKIDTIF